A genomic region of Thermodesulfobium narugense DSM 14796 contains the following coding sequences:
- a CDS encoding sensor domain-containing diguanylate cyclase: MCTLFIEYQDLKNDISNALDSTAERYKSSLENFISSEFYKLEIISSLESIKNSSQDSETILRNLKGSFPEAQSVAYVNMSGQIIYSSNNLKNISIADRSYFINAMKGERALSGLLLSRISNEKIITFAVPVFSEKNFITGVIISEIPVETLYKLTAPINSSLTSNGYNIRFALLDQNSNVIVSFPGNSYQFTRNDYKSFLSNPINFFSLIFFDRWLCSEVKLADTNWSIYCAISSLSFLSLVRLAFFGILFSLFVLLVLLFLSYFFVYNELSRPLKVLEGVFNDIRKGVREINSINPERLTLEFGQLFYNIKNIWTQLDKKDSELEAANKELRSAERRYRALVDNSLTGIFMLAPDFTFRYANVQFASIFGYSIEELLVKSPLDLFTQDGQEAIRSVVTDEGTIKDDRFHSIITGVHKNGNLIYLEILLTYLLDDDGIYLFGTAADVSDKVAYQRNLEFLSYRDSLTGVYNRRFFEEELAKLSISRLKRKVAIVVVDIDCLKWANDRIGHAEGDNLIIRTARLLESIFKELGEVCRIGGDEFAVICIDYRNDELNNAIDKLKKSSGLAEDDHVPLYISFGVAFGHVPGDDMQEIFRRADDAMYMDKGSHHEAVYNVLKIYAKERGIES, translated from the coding sequence TTGTGCACTCTCTTTATTGAATATCAGGACTTAAAAAACGATATTTCAAATGCTCTCGACTCTACGGCCGAAAGATATAAAAGCTCATTAGAGAATTTCATTTCAAGCGAATTCTATAAGCTTGAGATAATTTCTTCTCTTGAAAGCATAAAGAACTCATCTCAAGATTCAGAAACAATTCTAAGAAATCTAAAGGGTTCATTTCCTGAGGCTCAAAGTGTTGCCTACGTCAATATGTCTGGCCAAATTATATATTCTTCAAACAACTTAAAAAACATTTCTATAGCAGATAGAAGCTACTTTATAAATGCTATGAAAGGAGAAAGAGCACTCTCTGGGCTTCTTCTGTCAAGGATCAGCAATGAAAAGATAATAACGTTTGCTGTGCCAGTTTTTTCAGAAAAAAACTTTATAACAGGTGTGATAATTTCAGAAATTCCTGTTGAAACCTTGTATAAGCTGACAGCCCCAATAAATAGCTCACTAACTAGTAATGGATATAATATTAGGTTTGCTTTGCTCGACCAGAACTCAAACGTTATTGTTTCTTTTCCTGGAAATTCTTATCAGTTTACCAGAAACGATTACAAGAGTTTTTTGTCTAATCCTATTAATTTTTTCTCGCTAATATTTTTTGACAGATGGCTTTGCAGTGAAGTAAAATTAGCAGACACTAATTGGTCGATTTACTGTGCCATCTCTTCCTTATCTTTTTTAAGCCTTGTAAGATTAGCGTTTTTTGGAATACTATTTAGCTTGTTTGTGCTTCTTGTATTGCTCTTTTTAAGTTACTTTTTTGTTTACAATGAGCTATCAAGACCCCTTAAAGTTTTGGAAGGAGTTTTTAATGATATAAGAAAAGGTGTCAGAGAGATAAATTCTATAAATCCAGAAAGGCTTACTTTAGAGTTTGGACAACTTTTTTACAACATTAAAAATATCTGGACACAACTGGACAAAAAGGATAGTGAACTAGAAGCTGCCAATAAGGAGCTTAGATCTGCAGAAAGAAGATATAGGGCCTTGGTTGATAATTCTCTTACTGGAATATTTATGCTTGCGCCTGACTTTACCTTCAGATACGCAAACGTACAATTTGCAAGTATTTTTGGCTACTCTATTGAAGAACTTCTTGTAAAATCTCCACTTGATCTGTTTACTCAGGATGGGCAAGAGGCAATAAGGTCTGTTGTTACTGATGAGGGCACAATTAAGGACGATCGCTTTCATTCTATAATTACAGGTGTTCATAAAAACGGAAACCTGATTTATTTAGAGATACTTTTGACATATTTACTTGACGATGACGGCATATATCTATTTGGAACAGCTGCAGATGTTTCAGACAAGGTTGCTTATCAGAGAAACCTTGAATTTTTAAGCTATAGAGACTCTCTTACGGGAGTATACAACAGAAGATTTTTCGAAGAGGAACTAGCCAAGCTTAGCATTTCAAGGCTAAAAAGAAAAGTTGCTATAGTTGTAGTTGATATTGACTGTCTAAAGTGGGCAAACGATAGGATTGGTCATGCAGAGGGAGATAATTTAATAATTCGAACTGCTCGTTTATTAGAAAGTATTTTTAAAGAACTTGGAGAAGTTTGTAGGATTGGTGGCGACGAGTTCGCAGTAATTTGTATCGATTATAGAAACGACGAGTTAAACAATGCTATAGACAAATTAAAAAAGAGCTCTGGCTTGGCAGAAGACGATCACGTGCCGCTGTATATATCTTTTGGCGTAGCATTTGGGCACGTGCCGGGAGATGATATGCAAGAAATCTTTAGAAGAGCCGATGATGCGATGTATATGGATAAAGGATCACATCATGAGGCTGTATATAATGTTTTAAAAATATATGCAAAAGAAAGAGGCATAGAATCTTAG
- a CDS encoding MFS transporter, protein MNFKYLFLLTMGHLFTDLNQGALPALLPFMITYHGLNYAAAAGLIFAANFLSSVVQPIFGVMADKHARAWMMILGIFLAGLGIGFSSYISNYLILFFIISISGLGVAMFHPEGALLANKLAGQKKASGLSLFALGGNGGYAFGPIIATISILNFGFHATIILFFLSLFMAIIFLPHISFFDKILQSPKETKTTWAKNTKNQIKAFFTLTMIVFCRSSIFFGLNTFIPLFWIHHYRSTQTEASIALTIFFLMGAIGTILGGNLADRFGYVNIVRLGFILLLPALFAFVFVDNQNLAMLLLVPIGFAVYMAFSPMVVLGQKYLPNSMGLASGVTIGLAVSVGGIIAPLLGVLADSFGLISAFYVIAIIPFIAVPLSFCLPKD, encoded by the coding sequence ATGAATTTTAAGTATCTTTTCTTGCTAACAATGGGGCATCTCTTCACCGACCTAAACCAAGGTGCTCTTCCTGCTTTGTTACCATTTATGATAACGTATCATGGTCTAAATTATGCAGCAGCTGCAGGACTTATTTTCGCTGCTAATTTCTTGTCTTCTGTAGTTCAACCAATTTTTGGAGTAATGGCAGATAAACATGCAAGGGCATGGATGATGATACTTGGAATTTTTTTGGCAGGACTTGGTATCGGCTTTTCAAGTTATATATCAAACTATTTAATACTATTTTTTATTATTTCTATAAGTGGCCTTGGCGTTGCGATGTTTCACCCTGAAGGCGCCCTTCTAGCGAACAAGTTAGCAGGTCAAAAGAAGGCAAGTGGCCTTTCATTATTTGCGCTTGGGGGCAACGGTGGATATGCCTTTGGGCCAATTATTGCTACTATATCAATACTAAATTTTGGATTTCACGCTACCATTATTTTGTTTTTCTTAAGCTTATTTATGGCAATTATATTTCTGCCTCACATTTCGTTTTTTGACAAAATACTCCAAAGTCCAAAAGAGACTAAAACTACTTGGGCAAAAAATACCAAAAATCAGATTAAAGCATTTTTTACACTAACTATGATAGTCTTTTGCAGATCTAGTATATTTTTTGGTTTAAATACATTTATTCCCCTTTTTTGGATACATCACTATCGCTCCACACAAACTGAAGCAAGTATTGCATTAACCATTTTCTTTTTAATGGGAGCAATTGGGACAATTTTAGGCGGCAATTTAGCCGATAGATTTGGATACGTCAACATTGTTAGACTTGGCTTTATTTTACTTTTGCCTGCCCTTTTTGCATTTGTATTCGTAGACAATCAAAATTTAGCAATGTTGCTTTTAGTCCCTATAGGTTTTGCTGTATACATGGCATTTAGCCCTATGGTAGTTTTAGGACAAAAATATCTTCCAAATAGCATGGGTCTTGCATCAGGAGTAACAATAGGACTCGCTGTTAGCGTGGGGGGCATAATTGCACCTTTATTAGGAGTACTAGCCGATAGCTTTGGTCTAATTTCTGCGTTTTACGTGATAGCTATAATACCTTTTATAGCTGTGCCCTTATCCTTTTGTTTGCCAAAAGACTAA
- a CDS encoding MORN repeat-containing protein, translating into MGNSDNKKIIFENGAVYEGATLDNEPHGKGKLIYVDGTIYEGDFVQGKRHGRGKIIWLTGDEYDGEWSNDRINGYGTFTFHDGRQYVGEWKNDKENGYGRLSFPDGRYYEGDWVEGKKQGKGEFSWPDGTFYIGEFYQDHFNGQGIFCQADGTRFAGTFNMNRTEGRAVVTYSDGSWYAGGYLNGKRHGFGVLVLPDMTRYVGGWKEDLKHGEGKLVFPDGKIENGIWEEDELVEK; encoded by the coding sequence ATGGGAAACAGCGACAACAAGAAAATTATATTTGAAAATGGTGCGGTTTATGAAGGGGCTACTTTAGATAACGAACCTCATGGTAAAGGAAAACTGATTTATGTTGATGGCACAATCTACGAAGGAGATTTTGTCCAGGGCAAAAGACATGGAAGAGGAAAAATAATATGGCTCACCGGCGATGAATATGATGGCGAGTGGTCAAATGATAGAATAAATGGCTACGGCACTTTTACCTTTCACGATGGAAGACAATATGTCGGCGAATGGAAAAATGATAAGGAAAACGGTTATGGGAGGCTCAGCTTCCCTGATGGGCGCTACTACGAAGGAGATTGGGTAGAAGGAAAAAAACAGGGTAAGGGAGAGTTTTCATGGCCTGACGGAACTTTTTATATAGGAGAATTTTATCAGGATCATTTTAACGGTCAGGGGATATTCTGCCAGGCTGACGGAACGAGATTTGCGGGGACATTTAACATGAATAGAACTGAAGGTAGAGCTGTTGTTACGTATAGCGATGGTTCGTGGTATGCAGGTGGCTATCTTAACGGCAAAAGACACGGTTTTGGTGTGCTAGTTTTACCAGATATGACAAGATATGTTGGTGGGTGGAAAGAGGATTTAAAACATGGAGAAGGTAAACTTGTTTTTCCTGATGGGAAGATTGAAAATGGCATCTGGGAGGAAGACGAGTTAGTAGAAAAGTAA
- a CDS encoding ATP-binding protein, which yields MKIAVAGKGGVGKTTVCAWFADYLSRQGKDVLLIDADSNATLGLALGFSEKQLPTPISEELDLINSRVGSGIINLNPKVEDIPEKYSVKKDNIKLLVLGGIKAAGSGCSCNANAFLKALLAHVVLERDEIILVDLEGGIEHLGRGTVEGMDALIVVSEPTVVSFKTAKNISLMASELGLTKKFLIFNKVNHNNLKFDVSGYFNSVSFIDFLPDLVSSSVSNSCILDIDQRKVCDPVFSDIFKFMNKED from the coding sequence TTGAAGATAGCTGTAGCTGGTAAAGGCGGGGTAGGAAAAACTACTGTCTGTGCATGGTTTGCTGACTATCTCTCAAGGCAAGGCAAAGACGTGCTCTTGATAGATGCCGATTCAAATGCTACGCTTGGCCTGGCGCTGGGTTTTTCTGAAAAGCAGTTGCCAACTCCTATATCAGAAGAATTGGACTTGATAAATTCAAGAGTGGGAAGCGGAATAATAAATCTTAACCCCAAGGTAGAAGACATTCCTGAAAAATATTCTGTCAAAAAGGATAATATTAAGTTACTAGTACTTGGCGGGATAAAAGCTGCCGGTAGCGGCTGCTCTTGTAATGCTAATGCCTTTCTAAAAGCCCTTCTTGCACATGTAGTTTTGGAAAGAGACGAAATAATTTTGGTAGACCTAGAAGGGGGGATAGAGCATTTAGGAAGAGGTACTGTAGAGGGTATGGATGCCTTGATAGTTGTAAGTGAGCCAACAGTGGTAAGTTTTAAGACAGCAAAGAATATATCTTTAATGGCATCTGAACTTGGATTAACAAAAAAATTTCTTATATTTAACAAAGTAAACCATAATAACCTTAAGTTTGATGTTTCTGGCTACTTTAATAGCGTAAGTTTTATAGATTTTCTTCCCGATCTTGTAAGTTCAAGCGTTTCTAATTCATGTATTTTAGATATTGATCAAAGAAAGGTTTGCGATCCTGTTTTTTCTGACATTTTTAAATTTATGAACAAGGAGGACTAA
- the cooS gene encoding anaerobic carbon-monoxide dehydrogenase catalytic subunit, translating into MARSQEEIEELSICKDAQIMIEKAEKDGVVTVWDRFKAQQPQCTFCKQGLSCRNCSMGPCRILPGKERSLGVCGANADTIVARNFGRGVAAGAAAHSDHGRDLLETLDAVANSDTQSYEIRDVEKLIRIANELGIKTEGKETLQIAKELADLLLEEFGIKKGNIGFTMRAPEVRRKLWDSLNINPRGIDREVVEMMHRTHMGVDQDPVSLLLHAARVSLSDGWGGSMIATELSDILFGTPKPVESKVNLGVLKKDEVNILVHGHSPIVSEAVLTAVRDKNNIEMAKAAGANGINLAGLCCTGNELLMRQGIPMAGNHLMTELAIATGAVELVIVDYQCIMPGLIPAMNCYHTKMITTSPKAKFPGAEHIEFNVRNARTQAQKLVEMAIELYKKRDKNRVLIPVEPVPMMSGFSNEAILQALGGSLAPLLDAIKSGKIRGVAGLVGCNNPRRKHDYCHVTLTKELIKNDILVLGTGCSAVAMGKAGLYMPEAASLAGPGLSSVCKALNIPPALHVGSCVDNSRILHLCGLVAKELGVDISDLPVAGSAPEWYSEKAISIGLYFVASGVYTVLGVTPNITGSKLVTDLALDGLTNVVGACFAVDTDPHKMAELMINHINKKRKKLNLPV; encoded by the coding sequence ATGGCACGAAGCCAAGAAGAGATCGAAGAGTTAAGTATTTGTAAAGACGCTCAGATTATGATCGAAAAGGCCGAAAAGGACGGCGTTGTGACTGTTTGGGATAGGTTTAAAGCCCAGCAACCACAGTGTACATTTTGCAAACAGGGACTTTCTTGTAGAAATTGTTCTATGGGACCCTGTAGGATATTGCCTGGTAAGGAAAGAAGTCTTGGCGTATGCGGTGCAAATGCAGATACCATTGTAGCAAGGAACTTCGGTAGGGGCGTTGCGGCAGGTGCTGCAGCTCACTCTGATCACGGAAGGGATCTTCTTGAAACCCTTGATGCTGTGGCAAACTCGGACACACAGAGTTATGAGATTAGAGATGTGGAGAAGCTCATAAGGATAGCAAATGAGCTTGGTATTAAAACAGAAGGAAAAGAAACTCTTCAGATTGCAAAAGAGCTAGCCGACTTGCTTTTGGAGGAATTTGGGATTAAAAAGGGCAATATTGGCTTTACCATGAGAGCTCCAGAGGTTAGAAGAAAGCTTTGGGATTCTCTAAACATTAATCCTCGTGGGATTGATCGAGAAGTAGTTGAGATGATGCACAGAACTCATATGGGAGTAGATCAAGATCCTGTAAGTTTGCTTTTACATGCTGCAAGAGTATCTCTTTCTGATGGTTGGGGCGGTTCAATGATTGCAACTGAGCTATCTGATATCCTCTTTGGTACGCCTAAACCCGTTGAGTCAAAAGTTAACCTTGGAGTTCTTAAAAAAGACGAAGTAAATATACTCGTTCACGGGCACAGCCCTATTGTTTCAGAAGCAGTATTAACAGCAGTTAGAGACAAAAATAATATTGAGATGGCAAAGGCTGCAGGTGCAAATGGCATAAATCTTGCTGGTCTTTGTTGCACTGGCAATGAACTTTTGATGAGACAGGGAATTCCAATGGCAGGGAACCATCTTATGACAGAGCTGGCTATTGCTACTGGTGCAGTAGAACTAGTTATAGTAGATTATCAGTGTATTATGCCAGGATTAATTCCAGCGATGAATTGTTATCATACAAAAATGATTACTACCTCTCCCAAGGCTAAATTCCCAGGAGCAGAGCACATAGAATTTAACGTAAGAAATGCTCGAACTCAGGCACAAAAGCTTGTTGAGATGGCAATTGAGCTTTATAAGAAGAGGGATAAAAACAGAGTTTTGATTCCTGTTGAGCCAGTTCCAATGATGAGCGGTTTTTCAAATGAAGCAATTTTACAAGCGTTGGGCGGTTCTCTTGCGCCTCTTCTTGATGCTATAAAATCTGGAAAGATAAGAGGCGTAGCAGGACTCGTTGGGTGTAACAACCCCAGAAGAAAACACGATTATTGTCACGTAACACTTACAAAAGAATTGATAAAAAATGATATTTTGGTTTTAGGAACTGGCTGTTCTGCTGTAGCTATGGGTAAGGCAGGACTATATATGCCAGAGGCAGCATCTCTTGCGGGTCCTGGTTTGAGTTCAGTTTGCAAGGCTCTCAATATTCCTCCTGCACTTCATGTGGGAAGCTGTGTAGATAATTCAAGAATATTACATCTTTGCGGGCTGGTAGCAAAGGAGTTAGGAGTTGACATCTCAGATCTTCCTGTAGCAGGCTCAGCGCCTGAATGGTATTCAGAAAAAGCAATATCTATTGGACTTTATTTTGTTGCAAGTGGCGTTTATACTGTATTAGGAGTTACGCCAAATATTACTGGAAGTAAACTCGTTACAGATCTTGCACTTGACGGATTGACCAATGTCGTTGGAGCATGCTTTGCAGTAGATACTGATCCACATAAAATGGCTGAACTAATGATTAATCATATAAATAAGAAGAGAAAGAAACTCAATTTACCTGTATAA
- a CDS encoding MOSC domain-containing protein: MGKILSINVSKKKGEIKKPVNEVLLVKNLGIMKDAHFGFGHRQVSLLSIFSLNRAREKNKDLNFGDFAENFTVDMDLDTVKVGTKMKLGNAIISITQIGKECHTKCAIYNRTGDCIMPREGYFASVEEGGIVKVGDTIEILLD, translated from the coding sequence ATGGGAAAGATACTATCTATAAACGTTAGCAAAAAAAAAGGTGAAATTAAAAAGCCTGTTAATGAAGTTTTGTTAGTAAAAAACCTTGGAATCATGAAAGATGCGCATTTTGGATTTGGGCACAGACAAGTTAGTCTTTTGAGTATTTTTAGCTTAAATAGGGCAAGAGAAAAAAATAAAGATTTAAACTTTGGCGATTTTGCAGAAAATTTTACTGTTGATATGGATCTAGATACAGTTAAAGTAGGAACGAAAATGAAATTGGGAAATGCAATAATATCTATTACTCAAATTGGCAAAGAGTGCCATACAAAGTGTGCAATCTATAACAGAACAGGTGACTGTATAATGCCAAGGGAAGGTTATTTTGCATCTGTAGAAGAGGGAGGCATAGTTAAGGTTGGTGATACAATTGAAATATTGTTAGATTAA
- a CDS encoding adenine deaminase C-terminal domain-containing protein, with protein MFDVAIYNCFIPDFKKNIFIKTSVGIRENLISYVGKENIEAKVIVEAENKVLSPGLIDGHCHIESSMLPPSVFGNLVAKSGTLYVISDNHEIANILGVKGIRLFMKDAKNSLSKIFFAIPSCVPATRFVKSGSKITAKNIKKLVEEPDVISIGEMMNVYGVINEDEPYRSILDLAKKKNILINGHFPFKDFELLKRYVSKGIADDHESESYEDLKSKIDAGMFVFIREGSAETTEDSAYKIIAQYPDKVGFCTDDKSVFDLRKTGSVIFNLRKAIKLGTDPIFALRAATYNTLNHYGLNRYSQIKEGNFANLVLFKDLKDFEIDKIIISGRIIDNFNSKKKKFSKLFFNSFRVNKDEISVPSIDDKVKSLCILVRDKSLITDLIVTNKEEFDLCEDILKLVVISRYEKNKGSACKIKGFGLKKGAIATSISHDCHNVICVGADDLSIKKTVERVFDLKGGLVYFDGEYFTQVGLPLAGILSGLDEDNLISELDKLNDAIRKNGSILSDPLGTLSFMALEVIGHVKLTVNGLFNVDKFEFI; from the coding sequence ATGTTTGACGTTGCAATTTATAACTGTTTTATACCTGATTTTAAAAAAAATATATTTATAAAAACCTCTGTTGGAATAAGAGAAAATCTAATTTCATATGTAGGCAAAGAAAATATTGAAGCAAAGGTAATAGTTGAAGCTGAAAACAAAGTACTTTCTCCAGGATTAATTGATGGCCACTGTCATATAGAGAGTTCAATGCTTCCTCCTTCTGTTTTTGGCAATCTTGTAGCGAAATCAGGAACTCTTTATGTGATTTCAGATAATCATGAAATTGCAAATATATTGGGGGTAAAGGGAATAAGGCTCTTTATGAAAGATGCTAAAAACTCTTTGTCAAAAATATTTTTTGCTATACCGTCATGTGTTCCAGCTACGAGATTTGTGAAATCAGGGTCAAAGATAACAGCTAAAAACATTAAGAAGCTTGTAGAAGAGCCTGATGTAATCTCTATAGGAGAGATGATGAACGTATATGGGGTTATAAATGAAGATGAACCTTATAGGTCAATTTTAGATCTTGCAAAGAAGAAAAATATCTTAATTAACGGTCACTTCCCTTTTAAAGATTTTGAATTGTTGAAAAGATACGTTTCAAAGGGCATTGCAGACGATCATGAAAGCGAGAGCTACGAAGATCTAAAAAGCAAGATAGATGCAGGAATGTTTGTTTTTATCAGGGAGGGTAGCGCTGAGACTACTGAAGATTCGGCTTATAAAATAATTGCTCAATACCCAGATAAAGTGGGTTTTTGTACTGATGATAAAAGCGTTTTTGATCTTAGAAAAACTGGTAGTGTAATATTTAATTTAAGAAAAGCTATAAAACTGGGCACAGATCCTATTTTTGCGCTTAGAGCTGCTACTTACAATACCCTTAATCATTATGGTTTGAATAGGTATTCTCAAATTAAAGAGGGCAATTTTGCAAACCTAGTTTTATTTAAAGACTTAAAGGATTTTGAAATAGATAAAATAATAATTAGTGGGAGAATAATAGATAATTTTAATTCTAAAAAAAAGAAATTTTCTAAATTATTCTTTAATTCTTTTAGAGTAAACAAAGATGAAATTTCAGTGCCTTCAATTGACGATAAAGTAAAATCTCTTTGTATTCTTGTGAGAGACAAAAGCCTTATTACAGATTTGATTGTTACTAATAAAGAAGAATTTGATCTATGTGAAGACATTCTAAAGTTAGTAGTGATATCAAGATATGAAAAAAATAAAGGCTCAGCGTGTAAGATTAAGGGTTTTGGATTAAAAAAAGGGGCAATCGCAACATCTATCTCTCACGATTGTCACAACGTTATATGTGTGGGAGCAGACGATTTATCTATCAAAAAGACCGTTGAGAGGGTTTTCGACTTAAAAGGTGGTCTTGTCTATTTTGATGGAGAATATTTCACACAGGTAGGATTGCCTCTTGCCGGTATACTGTCAGGCTTAGACGAAGACAATCTAATTTCTGAATTGGATAAGTTAAACGATGCTATTAGAAAAAATGGTTCTATTTTAAGTGATCCTCTTGGCACTTTAAGCTTTATGGCGCTTGAAGTGATTGGTCATGTAAAGCTTACTGTTAACGGCCTTTTTAATGTCGATAAGTTTGAGTTTATTTAA
- a CDS encoding MBL fold metallo-hydrolase, whose amino-acid sequence MEEKFTIETITGKTSYIPGSVNCGFYETCMIDTPWEMHNHKKINPQYLLLTHGHADHFRMAFLFRGKGAKIVAPKEECIFVENPEINVRATFSWAIPPDAMISSLMKGVPCKVDIYSENFFYPGITVVPLPGHSISQVGYLTSDKIFFTGDALYTKELWNTFPLPYSIDPLLVKNSLERIANIDFDYLVPGHGKILSKKEAIEEIGYHIERINEIDNLILRLLESPCSTEEIISDVLSSLEINNSLAQYWIAVTVIKSHLSALTRINKVDFFLENARVYWERVK is encoded by the coding sequence ATGGAAGAGAAATTTACGATAGAAACGATTACTGGAAAGACTTCATACATCCCAGGTTCAGTTAACTGTGGATTTTATGAGACCTGTATGATAGACACCCCATGGGAAATGCACAACCACAAAAAGATAAACCCACAATATTTACTTCTAACTCATGGACATGCAGATCACTTTAGAATGGCTTTTTTATTTAGGGGCAAGGGAGCAAAAATAGTTGCTCCTAAAGAGGAGTGCATATTTGTAGAAAACCCGGAAATTAACGTAAGGGCAACATTTAGTTGGGCTATACCACCAGATGCAATGATCAGCTCTCTTATGAAGGGCGTTCCTTGCAAAGTTGATATATATAGCGAAAACTTTTTCTATCCAGGTATTACTGTAGTCCCTTTGCCAGGACATTCTATATCTCAGGTGGGATATCTAACATCTGACAAAATTTTTTTCACAGGAGATGCTTTATACACAAAAGAATTATGGAATACTTTTCCGCTGCCATATTCAATTGATCCTTTGCTTGTAAAAAACTCTCTTGAAAGAATAGCTAACATTGACTTCGATTACCTTGTTCCAGGTCATGGTAAAATTCTATCCAAAAAAGAAGCGATAGAAGAAATAGGGTATCATATAGAGAGAATTAACGAAATAGACAATCTCATTCTCAGGCTTTTAGAATCTCCTTGTTCCACAGAAGAGATAATTTCAGACGTCTTGTCATCACTTGAAATAAACAATTCTCTCGCCCAATATTGGATTGCAGTAACCGTTATAAAGAGCCACCTAAGCGCCCTTACCAGGATAAATAAAGTTGATTTCTTTCTGGAAAACGCAAGGGTTTATTGGGAAAGGGTTAAATAA
- a CDS encoding MORN repeat-containing protein codes for MRYFQMLIILFCLFVFQRIAFADFVKVEDPNSSCQVKLLRPLEDGESLSWSGPCENSLANGEGVFVLYGKNGNELYKYSGFMKDGVREGHATIETPNYKYEGDVKGCVFDGFGKIEYLNKNSNVVSYEGEFKRGLYNGKGSIKYKDGNVYTGEFKNGLRDGYGTFRDSKGKIIYDGLWKENVFLGK; via the coding sequence TTGAGATATTTTCAAATGCTAATAATTTTATTTTGTCTTTTTGTTTTCCAACGGATTGCTTTTGCTGATTTTGTAAAGGTAGAAGATCCTAACTCTTCTTGTCAGGTTAAGTTGTTAAGACCTTTAGAAGATGGTGAGTCACTCTCGTGGTCAGGACCATGTGAAAACAGTTTAGCAAACGGTGAAGGCGTTTTTGTTCTCTATGGCAAGAATGGAAACGAGCTTTATAAATATTCTGGATTTATGAAAGACGGCGTGCGAGAAGGACATGCAACAATTGAGACCCCAAACTATAAATATGAAGGAGATGTAAAAGGCTGCGTTTTTGACGGTTTTGGCAAGATCGAATATTTAAACAAAAATTCAAACGTTGTTTCATACGAAGGCGAGTTTAAAAGAGGCCTTTATAACGGAAAGGGTTCGATAAAATATAAAGATGGCAATGTTTATACGGGCGAGTTTAAAAATGGTCTAAGAGACGGCTATGGAACTTTTAGAGATTCTAAGGGCAAAATTATTTATGACGGTCTTTGGAAAGAGAACGTTTTCTTAGGCAAATAA